The genomic region CGAGATCCCCTTGTGCCGCGGCGCGGCGGGATCGGTGCGACAGGCCAGCCAGATGTAGTCGGCGTCGTGCGCCCCGGTGGTGAACACCTTCTGCCCGTTGACCACGTACTCGTCCCCGTCCCGCACCGCGCTGGTCCGCAACGCGGCGAGGTCGGTCCCCGCCTCCGGCTCGGTGTACCCGATGGCGAAGTGCAGCTCCCCGGCCAGAATCCGCGGCAGGAAGAACTCCTTCTGCGCCGCGGTCCCCAACGCCTGCAACGTCGGCCCCACCGTCTGCAACGTCACCCCCGGCAACGGCACATCCGCCCGCGCCGCCTCGTTGACGAAGATCTGCTGCTCCACCTGCCCAAACCCACGCCCCCCGTACTCGACCGGCCACCCCACCCCCAGCCAGCCGTCCCGCCCGAGCCGCCGCACGATGTCCCGGTACACCGGCCCGTGCCGCTCGGTCCGCATCACCTCCCGCTCCGCGACTGTGACCAGCCCCGCGAAGTACTCCCGCAGCTCATCCCGCAGCGCCCGCTGCGCCGCACTCAGCTCAGTACGCACGCAACGCCCCCAGGAACCGCACCAAATCCCGCCCCAGCGCCGAAAACCGGTGCAACGGATAGCCGACATCCAGCCCCAGCCCGCCATGCAGGTGATGACAGGTCTCCAACGCCCCGGGCAGCCCCTCCCCCACCCAGTACCCGGCAACCGCGACATCCGCCCGCGCCGCCAGCCCCTCCCCCAACTTCCAGCAGGCCGCCCTGGTCACCAGCTCCACCGTCCGCGCCGCGATCCGCACATCCGCGACCTGCATCGCCACCGCCTGGAACTCCGCCAGCACCCGCCCGAACTGCCGTCGCTGCCCCACATGCGCCACCGTCAACCCCAACGCCCCAGCCAGCAACCCCTCACCGAACGCACAGGCCCCCACCACCGCGCACTGCCACAACTCCTCCGCCACCCGCCCACTGCCGTCATCCCCCAGCAGCCCAACAGGTTCCGCCCCAGCCAACCGAACCGTGCACTCCGCCGCCCCCGACGAGGTCGGCGTCGACACCAGCTCAACCCCCGCCCCCGAGGGTCCACCACCGCCACCCCACGCC from Crossiella sp. CA-258035 harbors:
- a CDS encoding acyl-CoA dehydrogenase family protein: MAEELWQCAVVGACAFGEGLLAGALGLTVAHVGQRRQFGRVLAEFQAVAMQVADVRIAARTVELVTRAACWKLGEGLAARADVAVAGYWVGEGLPGALETCHHLHGGLGLDVGYPLHRFSALGRDLVRFLGALRAY